In Uranotaenia lowii strain MFRU-FL chromosome 2, ASM2978415v1, whole genome shotgun sequence, one genomic interval encodes:
- the LOC129743387 gene encoding uncharacterized protein LOC129743387, whose translation MGGEDIDYSELKEQDRQLRRTIKSIAEFVKDFQRGLHEVEIEVRLDTLDSTMRKFYEVQRKMKVILDDEDLERRPDTEESEAQRKRRVKTQAAHREAEFDEVASEVEKLYYLSKAALINLRPKIREPIEIEGDPGSENSAMSRVKLPDIQLPRFGGKIREWVTFRDMFTSLINNHSQLSQIDKFSYLRSSVTDEADHSCLDDSFNAKRWSLECGL comes from the coding sequence ATGGGCGGTGAAGATATTGACTACAGCGAGTTGAAGGAGCAGGACCGCCAATTGAGAAGGACCATCAAATCAATTGCCGAATTTGTGAAAGATTTCCAAAGAGGGCTACATGAAGTCGAGATTGAAGTTCGCTTGGATACCTTGGATAGTACTATGCGTAAATTCTACGAGGTGCAGAGGAAGATGAAGGTGATTCTCGATGACGAAGATTTGGAAAGAAGGCCGGATACGGAAGAGTCGGAAGCGCAACGAAAACGACGAGTTAAAACGCAAGCTGCTCATCGTGAAGCTGAGTTTGATGAAGTAGCCTCCGAAGTTGAGAAGCTGTACTACCTCTCAAAGGCTGCGTTGATCAACCTTCGGCCTAAGATTAGAGAACCAATTGAAATAGAGGGTGACCCTGGGAGCGAAAACTCGGCTATGTCTCGAGTTAAGCTTCCCGATATTCAACTACCCAGATTTGGAGGAAAGATCCGAGAGTGGGTTACCTTTCGTGATATGTTTACCAGTCTAATCAACAACCACAGCCAACTTTCTCAAATTGATAAGTTTTCCTACTTGCGATCGTCTGTTACCGATGAAGCAGATCATTCATGTTTAGATGATTCATTTAATGCTAAGCGCTGGAGCCTAGAATGTGGTTTATAA
- the LOC129743812 gene encoding elongation factor 1-gamma-like has translation MDVAKLSLANPNSKDPKETFNFDDFKRCYPNEDEAKSIPYYFLQRQEKIRKQIFASMCLSGEDNNSTISGIWVRHGQVLAFTLPDWLVNYEMYD, from the coding sequence ATGGATGTCGCCAAATTATCTTTAGCAAATCCCAATTCCAAGGATCCGAAGGAAACTTTCAATTTCGACGACTTCAAACGGTGTTATCCCAACGAAGATGAAGCCAAGTCCATTCCTTACTACTTTCTTCAGCGTCAGGAAAAGATACGTAAGCAGATCTTCGCTTCCATGTGTCTGTCCGGTGAGGACAACAACAGCACAATCTCCGGCATATGGGTCAGGCACGGACAGGTGCTGGCCTTCACCCTCCCCGACTGGCTGGTCAATTACGAGATGTACGACTGA